The genomic interval aattaactatgaTTACCTGGCTAATGAAGTcagtcaatttaattttagaatgcttttctactttttgaGGAGAATATCCTGAAGGAATTATTTGCATACGGTAAGATTCATCATTGATTGAGAGATCTGTAACAGAACATAAATTAATGCTGCTATTAATATGGACgccataaaacaaagttatttaaaaaaggaaccatttcttattgaaatgaaaaagatCCGTATCTCATCAAAACAAATAGCTaggcaaaaaaaatgttcattataaattttactctTAGGACCAACCTGGTATGCACAACTGTTTGTGTCATTaggattattttttctaaaataaaatattgttgtatcAGTGACAAACATGTAATAACAACTCCCAATATTGATAATCCTGCCGTAAATACAATTAACGACCTTCCTGTTATACACTTGGCTTAGGCCCGTGTATTGCAGTATACCGGTCTATTTTAAACAGAGACCGagcataaaaatgtaaacataataataataataaaatacataccaCCTTCGTTAACCAGAGCCCGAAACTCATCAGCCGGGGCAGACAGAGCCACACCGAGAAATAAGATACCAATCCACGTACCCATTGCTGACCACACGAATGGCCTTACGGAGGTCAACTAAATAATGCGAAAACTAAATCAGTCTTATATGTAACACACACGAGACTCTAGATCCCTGGCAATTGAGGTCCTGACGGTGCTACATAAACAGTCATAATTTTGGATACTCGTGCACACAAGTGTTGAGGCATTTTCCGTGTTAAATAACAAGGAAAACGCGTAAGTTGTCCCATTCTttgacttatatatatatacataagtcaaagatatatatatatatatatatatatatatagcatttCAGGAATTCACTAAATTATAGTTGTTTTATTCTTAGAAAATACTTAACTGGTAGAGAACGACAAAAAAGTCCATCAATTCTTcatcatttttgtaatttgcgagttattataaattacgagtataaaattataagttataaaacATGTGACTATAATTCAATGCATCTCAGAATGCACGAGATCGTTTAATACTTTTGTTTTCATCTGTACTATATTCCCAGGAAACAAAATGCAATTGGACAATTTTCCAATTGTAGGTCTTGGAAGATATCTAATTTTGGTCCAGATACACAATTTGCACAAACGATTTTAACAATAGATTAATGGcaacagtaaaaatattgtacaagaCAGTAGGGACCAGTAAATGGTACTACGAGATTATTCCTTATAGTAATTGGAACATCTTATAgtaacaagaaaaatatttggagATGGgatagtaaaatttaaatactacttttttgaaacaaataggtaaaaaaaacacaaatactttgataatgtttaatattgtagatactaatttgatattaagtaatgtttcaaaaaacaatttgcgttataaatattagtataaaattgtttacagtGAACCCGTTTCGTGTGAATTATTCCGGAAACAATTCTTTGGAACGACTTCGGAGAATCCTGGCCAACAAGCCGCGGactaaattacattataatatctCTATAACAAGCCTATCTATAAGATAGATTAAACAAATGTGACGTGATGGTCAACAACCATGCGAATACCGCATTTATCATTTTGTACTAGACAAAGCCTCCTTTtacaatgtataataatttctaatgataataatactataacgTCGATTGTTGTTAATTTAGTCCCCAGTCATCATCTCCATGAATTCtgaaaagaaacaaaagaGCACGTTTAGGTTAAGTCTGAAGCGATCATGGTGATGGGTTTTTTGCAAAAGtgaaatttttgacacaagctttatTGATGTCAGagagatattttattgcattcaatgcgtgacaaaaaatcttgTCCGTTGACGAATTGCCTATtcgggagccgttcctgggcgCATCATCCGGTCATGCTTTTCATAGTAATGCATTGTTATCAAAactgtgtacaaaatttcggTCCATCGGATGAAGATAACTTTGTCGCCCCTTTTGACCCCTTCAGGGATACATCTTTTAACATAAAGCTGCTGTCCAAATTTCAAGTTTATATAGCTCCTATGGTTTAGACTGGTCGTTGATGAATCAGTTACTCTTGTTCTTGTACATAGTATATAGATATGCtagaaaattctttattccaATTTTAACCACTCATAAAGCGTGAATCCAACTCCACATTCCTATGTGGAGAATCAGGTCAAGTTCGATCGTTCGAACAGAAAGTGTTTTGAACCaaatttgtcttaatataaattaatgattttaatgcataaatattctaatttagTATATAGATTCCATGAGGAGAGCAATAACGATTTACCGAAAATCTGAAGGAAGAATCGAGAATATCACGCGGTATAAAGTCGAGAGCAAATTCTTGTCTtacatctgagcattttcccagtttcttccaactgttaagcgtcggagcccagggtccgctatGCATATTCTTgtgaattgataaaattaataggaCTCATGAAAAgtgataaaatgaatatacTGACCATCGAAGTCAACGGTTCCGGAGCCGTCAGTGTCAATCTCAGCGATGATGCCGTCCAGGTCTGAGTTGCTGAGCTTGTCGTCCAGCGCGGCCAGGATCTCCTTCAGCGTGGAGGTGGTGATGTAGCCGTTACCTTCACGGTCATATAACCTGAAGATGAAATGGTTGTTACTGTTATTATGGTAGATCATCTGCCATTGAAACGTTCCCACTGCGGAGATACAAGCTTTCCTTATAGGGATAAGAAGGGCAGTGATCCATTACGCGCGCCCATTACATATGGCGGGTTCTAACGACTGCTTAATGGCTTAACAAAACACGGGGTAGCTCAAGATAACAACTTTTGGTAACCCATGCAATGATCCATTGTGAGGACCGAGCGCGTTACCCACTGCGCTATTGCGGAGGAGCTTATTGCTCCTCTGTAAGTGGAGTAGATGAGATGTTTTAGTAGTCGCGTGGAGATAGATCAATCAAGCATTACCTTacattaaaaagattttactgaatttagatttttttttcaaagattttttttaaatttaaacagaaCTTATTTTATGTCGATTTCAATTAATGAAAGCTTACCTGAAAGCTTCTTTCAGTTCCTGCTGCATAGCTTCAGCATCCTCCTCTTCTAAGAAGTGGGATGCAATGTTGCAGAATCCATCAAAATTGATCTTGCCACTTCCtgaaaaaaagtaaatcaaaattatattttattagctatTATACGGATTCACTCGGatataaccataataaattatacacgtaaTCCTTCTCCAGGAATTACACACTCTCTATTTGTGAATACCGTATGAatatccgtccggtagtttttgagtttatcgtttATACAGACGCGATTAAGGGACtctttttgtaataagtatGTAAGGTTTTGATATATTGTAACCTAACATCTGTTCGCCTAGAATATATGCGTGTCTACTGACCTATATAACAAATTGatacaattgttttaaaatgccATAAATATGTCACAGTTCGACTAAAATATCTTATAAACGACCACTATACGACATTGTAAAAGCATAACATAAAATTCGAAAAACGTTTCAGTACTTCTCATGCGACATTAATGATACTAGtaatgatatttatgaaaCCAGCGAAAGAAAGATGAGAAcaaaagaattatattttaacaagacGACACGCAAAGGCGTGAAAAGTAACACGATTCTAAAACTAGCTAATCCATTACCGGGAACCTTGGCATTCCTTTATACATCGTCTATTTCTTTCAACAGTCCTttcataaataactaaatcaaGGCAAACGAGACACTATTCAGAACTATATATATCTAGTGACCGACTGAGTATTTGGTTTCGGTTTCGGTGAGATTCCGTTCGATCTGATCCGTTGATATCTATTTTTACGTATCAGTAGGTCAACAAAATAAGGtattatttgtcaaaattatgtttaagaTCCGAGCTAGAGGTTCAGTTTCGGATGTAAAATCAATCCTTCATATTTTTAGTCGGACACTAACTAAACTCAGAGAGAGACAGAGTGGGCACACAAATAACTTTGCGGTGAAGCgtaaaaatattccaaaatatCTTTGAAATGTCGCGCTTACACGGCACGTGTAGGATTATTGTCTGCATAGCATAGGTGCAGCTTCATTTGCATAGCGCCctggatttttattatgtaaatctaATACCTGTATACGTTAACaccacaatattatatttaatgttagtttcgaaatacaaatattatataacgcTAATTTAGTAGTAGTtcgaaaacaaattaaatgataaataaacatatttgtagataataatattatatattttttaaatttgttacatagtgttcttgaaaaaaaaatccttttttttatattttacatttaaatagaatatttgaCTACTTTAAAAGGAGGACTTTGTACTGCATTAAAAGGAGGACAATGGTACAAACATAAGTATCTACCAGTCTACCATCAGGTCATCCAGAGACCCAGAGACCGTTTATGTTTCAACTTTATTAAGAGTGCGTGTGTGTTCAGAGCCTTATAAACTATGGTTTTGAAGTGACAGTGAATTCTCGCGCAGTCGCACACGACACCTACCTTCTGACTGCGATGATTAACGATCTATAGTTGTTTACAGTTTCATTGGTGACAAAATGAGTAATGATTACGATTTTCATGGACTTCAGAAGGATTGTTCATAAGTTATGTAAACGCTTAAACTTTATGAAGCAATACAGATGTTTTGGGatgtttaatgtttttgtGTGAAGTTTGTGAAAGgtcaacaaatttaaaataaaaaaattaagactaaaattaaaatatctaaaaactCAAATTTAAAGAtccggctgtgattttatagcTGGCATAGAtcatcaaagaaaaaaaaaatttggtagCCAACCGCCAAAAATCCTTAAGAacgctattgttgcctatcagctggcAAGGCTATGTGTTCCTTACTCGCttcatacgacatccatggaCATGGAGTTGTCTTATTCTAAGGCGTTTTAGCGTGTGGTTTCATGCAAAGACGTGGTACTGTATCTGTTATAATTTGAAACCATACCTTCTGGGTCGTTCTCCTCGATGAGAGCCTGGAGTTCAGAGTCATCAAAGAGCTGGCCCATGGTGTTCAAGATGGTGGAGATCTTCAGGACGTCGATGAAGCCTGATTTGGTGGTGTCAAACATCTGGAAGGCTTTGCGTAGCATCGCCATCTTCTGTTCGTCGTCAGAGTCCTGGGAAAATTATCATTTAGCATTAGCCATTCATGTTCTCCTTGCCTAGCACTATCGTTTTTATGGATGGGAAAGGAAACGTCTTTAACAATTTCGTGTCACTGGCTTTTTGGctttttgataacattttgtttttttattttattttaaattatttattatatttcgcACTTCAACACAGTCGATGTCGAAATAACTGTATACTAAAATTTTTGTCAGttcactttttaaaataaacaattagcAACATTATCTTCTATCTCACCAATAACGAAAACGACACTCGTAAAGTTAGtcacaacataaaattataatagcgCTTCCTGTATAATCATTGTGCACGTGAATGAAAACTTGGACTAAATGAGAAAATTCTCAGACGTTAGCTTTCACGACTCTCCATACGTAGGTGATAACAtcgtaaatatatatgaatgaaCGCTTAATATTTCTGATAACGAAACATATTAACTAGAATCAATCAAATAACATTGGAACATTTTtcttgaaaacaatttttttgcaaGTCATATCAGGTTTTACATGATCTTCAAAGACAAGTATTAAAATACAGTTCGTATATCACATACGACACGTTATTCCACATAGCACATTTTCTATAACTTTCACATTCACACGAAACTTTTTCGAAACTTTTCCTCACCATATTTGATTTGTAGGGTTTGCAGTTGTAACAAGAACTGAATCCGAGTGCGAGTGTTGTTACACTGGATTTTCCCTTCCTCTGCCACCCTTATTTATAGATCAATCCTGATGAAACAGGGAATACGAAGATAAAAGAAAACCGTTTCTCTCTCTGTCACTCTCATAGTAGGATAGAATTAGTTAGGATTCCCAGTATCGGATAGAGCGCGGGTAACTAATCGAGAAACACTTGAATTCTATAGAATATGTGGAAGTaagctataatatatatatttaatttcgtttGTATTGTTAACAATTAACTTTTAGCTTAAGTTGGGGTGTTACTCTTTGTCTACAAGGAACTACTACCACATTGAACcaatagtttataatataagaaaaaggGTCGGATTTCACCAAAGGAAACGGTtctattattaacttttacttTCATCACTTTTGTGTGCTCctaatgataaatttaattattagtcAAATGTAATTGCAAAAGCATCTCAACTTTGCTTTTCAAgacgattttaattaaaaatccaaTTAGTGTTCAAAACGTAGACGCGGAAATTTTTACGAATAGATTAAGAAGTCTTAGGACATACGACGTTCAATATATGCTTTTACGTGACTATGTGTTTAGCTATTCTAAGCCGTCTACCATTCAACTCGTAATCGTGAATTAACAACCAGATGATGGATAAGTTTTTGCTAGAACAGGAAATGTgccaaattataaacatatcgacatttcgtttatttttaaaagataagaCTTTTACATTTGGTTGATTGAGTAAATTCATGCTATAGaattgtcccactgctgggtaaacGCCTCCCCACTCTCTTTTCATGtatctctctctgtctcttgtattttcattaatgtttatctttataatatgctTGTCAATGAACAGTATCATTACCTAATGatgaataatttgaataacattgtgaaaatacagttttaccaactcaattttcttattttctgaTGATTCTATTGAAGAggcattttaattaattgttacgGCTATCAAGGAATGCGAACATTCGTGCATATGCTTAACATTCCAAAACAGTTCTGAAACTCGCAAGCGCGAAATGACTGGCTAACCTCACGCTCATAATACGTGAAGTTTACCATACATCGGTGTAACGTATTCCAGAAACGTTAAGCAGTTCCTTGATTAAGAGCAGGAAATTCCTTTGAAGCGCCGATTCACAACAATcccaatgaaaatattacgcGTGGAGACTTTACAGACAGAGATTCTCAACTTTTGGCACCCTAAGTTTTGCTAAGTGTGATCAATTACTATCGGTACCCAGAAATGGTTAATGGCATGcaagaatattaattaatgttaaataataataattattattatattttgtatttgcaAACTGCAAAACTTGATTGAAGTTTATACAATATCTCCTTTTAGttatttcaaagtaaaattacatatttggCTTGACCGCTTCTGCCCGTCTTGGTAAAGGTCTTGGAAAATGTCTTAAAATATGCTGACGACGAATGCTCTATGTTTGACTAAGGAAGGAAGGATCACAAGCGCTGAGATTATCATATCATAGAATCTTATTTATCATAGCATATTCTTTTTTAGAATGATCGAGGATGGACATTGGACATGCAAgagtttttattaatgtcattATAACTATGATtctataaaatcatttattagtACATTTCTTTCGTGGTTATCCAAGACTGACGGACAAAGTCATTCACGTCATTGagcatattaataatattttaaatataaaagtgctattttttaagtaccaatgtgcaataaatattttacaaacaaaccaGTGATAGtgtaagataaaaatacaatgaaaGAAGCGGaaacattgtaattttcaGTAGACACGTCACGGATTGGCGACCACTGGCGCGTGAAACGGGTTATACGGCGCCGGCGCAGATATAGAATGCCGGTGATCGACTATAATTTTTGTGTTCTCGCGCGAAATGCCACAACGAGTCAAACAGCTTAAGGTGGTGACTGAATTTCGCGTAGGTATTGATagttattctaaaattaaatgaattaattggTAGAATCAGAAGAcaaacaacaaattttaaaataatttaaatttcaaattattttaaaatttgtggtTAATGTACACACCATACAGCCTTGTAGGAAGGAAGACCAATCAGAGCTATCCTGAGATATACGACTTGTTTACATTTTCGATGGGTAATTTTAAATGGCTTAAAATATGCTAGAAGTTATACGTAATTTCGAGCAGACTTTTATAGACCTATTTATTAACATGAAAATTGCTTTTCAATTGCACaaaatttagacaaaataataacctTTGTTCCTTAGTATAATATCAgaatcaataataattgtgtttaTGTTAGTCCCATAAGATCTATTTTACCCAGATATATATGTCcgtttaatgaaattaattgcaTAAAGAAAATGTTCTGTGAGATTATTTATGTAGTAAAGGAtcattccatatcctccctTGAATagcgtacaaggcgactaagggacacagcctCAGCAGCGTATTTCAAAatagggttgacgtcaggttttgtaaaatcaaagaatGATCTGTAAAATTGTAAGGTTCATTTTTACGTTGACCTCGTGCTTCGCTGTATAACAGCCACAAAAGCAACCGGAAATAtgcgttattttatttttattaaattatttttcttgtccTCCATGCTGACCTGGAAGCGATGgaagattcttctcataggctAGCTATGGAACTGAGTTTCAATAATGATAGGCAATAGGCTAGCCTATCATTATTGAAACTCAGTTCCATCAAAAAGCCAGTCATGGCGGTGGGAAACTGAATGGCCACTTAGCTTTATGGCGCGCCAGATAAATGTAGCCCTTGAGTTTCACAACACTTGGCTCTGTCAACCTCGTTAGGGATAAAAGTAagattgtatgtatatgttcaTACAAAAccataacaacaaaaaaaatacgaccgtattgtattattaaaaattgtatttttgtgcaataaagcttaaataaatacttaaatgaatAGATTGAGGATGACCAAAACTATTACTCACATTAAGCAAATTTGGGTCATGGTTTAAATTTACTCAATTGCTtactcaaataatatttttattataaatttatttttagatctgAAAGACACGTGAtgagttatttttgtttattagttgGAGTTCGGTGTGTTGTTGTGGAAAAACGATAGATATTTGTGGGCAATAATATTGAGTTTGTTTACTATGCCAGTCTTAACTATAAAACAGAAGACGtgtttagtatttaaataaataatatgggCAAATCAAATAGATTGAGTTAGCTtcaaagcaagttcgagacttttaACTTGATCTGATAGTTATTTTCTGTCGAtgacaacatttattttttattatttaacatttttcattggTATATCATTTTCGCGCCATGTCTACGGACTTGTGTCATACCATATAGACTAGAGTGCTATTTATTATACTCTAACTTAAAGCAAGTTTGCCGTTTACTATAATCTACATTGTCTCAACCACCACATCGGCGTTATACGTGTGGAATCAATAATAGCTTGATGTTTAATAACTGATAAGTttagaacataaaaaaataataaagtagtagtagtaattGATGCCTATGATTTGATTACTAAGTCCGTTAATAAAAACTTCTCCAGACTAGACTACACAATGCTTCTATTATTAAGTAGGACGCCAACCATCGCGTTTCTTTGATTAATACACTGAATTAAAATAGCATgtctataattaattacataggaAGCTCATACATGATATTTGGATAGTCGTGTTGCATTAAATCGCATTAGCACTGTCGCCCGTTAATACCAACATAGCTATTACtctaataacataaaacatgTGAATTTGTgctgattaaaattattagacGATGCGTAACTGATGCTCAAACGAT from Plodia interpunctella isolate USDA-ARS_2022_Savannah chromosome 14, ilPloInte3.2, whole genome shotgun sequence carries:
- the TpnC25D gene encoding troponin C isoform X1, whose translation is MDSDDEQKMAMLRKAFQMFDTTKSGFIDVLKISTILNTMGQLFDDSELQALIEENDPEGSGKINFDGFCNIASHFLEEEDAEAMQQELKEAFRLYDREGNGYITTSTLKEILAALDDKLSNSDLDGIIAEIDTDGSGTVDFDEFMEMMTGD
- the TpnC25D gene encoding troponin C isoform X2 codes for the protein MAMLRKAFQMFDTTKSGFIDVLKISTILNTMGQLFDDSELQALIEENDPEGSGKINFDGFCNIASHFLEEEDAEAMQQELKEAFRLYDREGNGYITTSTLKEILAALDDKLSNSDLDGIIAEIDTDGSGTVDFDEFMEMMTGD